The following coding sequences are from one Malaciobacter pacificus window:
- a CDS encoding BCCT family transporter, translating into MTSKLNKTVFLTSSALIILLALFASIFPQVADTFFKNLQAVIVENGSWFYVLSVAIILITVAFLAFSKYGDIKLGPDHSTSDYSNLSWFAMLFSAGMGIGLMFFGVAEPVMHFLSPPVGEGNSVESAREAMRITFFHWGLHAWAIYAIVAIILAFFSYRHNLPLTLRSALYPIIGDKIYGPIGHAVDIFAVIGTLFGVATSLGYGVLQVNTGLNYLWDVPVNPTTQVILILVITALATLSVTTGLDKGIKRLSETNLILAVGFMLFILIVGPTVFLLQAYVQNIGSYASNILSSTFNLFAYEKTDWIGGWTILYWAWWISWSPFVGLFIARISRGRTIREFTLGVLLVPTGFTLMWMTFFGNSAINLILADGITQLGTTVSNDVTVALFAFLENFPFSGVTSVIATIMVIVFFVTSSDSGSMVIDMLCSNGNDNTPIWQRVYWAAGEGIVASILILAGGLAALQTMTIASALPFSLVLLVATYGLIKALRLDIAKKESLQYSTTLGSSTSNPEDWDKRLNNIVNYPTKKNVRRFLEKVAKPALEDVANVLRKNEFDVEVTLNDTHDKLTLVVNLGEESNFGENKNFLYQVKNISRIKPAFVYDEKNEEDRSEDELYYCAIVHLIEGGQDYDIMGWSKDGIRNDVVDQYEKHMHYMHLIN; encoded by the coding sequence TTGACCAGTAAGTTAAATAAAACTGTTTTTCTGACCTCTTCGGCTTTAATTATACTCTTAGCATTATTTGCCTCAATTTTCCCCCAAGTTGCTGACACTTTTTTTAAAAATCTTCAAGCTGTTATTGTTGAAAATGGTAGTTGGTTTTATGTATTATCTGTTGCAATTATTTTAATAACTGTTGCCTTTCTAGCTTTTTCTAAATATGGAGATATTAAACTAGGACCCGATCATTCTACTTCTGATTATTCGAACCTTTCATGGTTTGCAATGTTGTTTTCAGCTGGAATGGGTATTGGTTTAATGTTTTTTGGTGTAGCAGAACCTGTTATGCACTTTTTAAGTCCACCTGTTGGTGAGGGGAATAGTGTTGAATCAGCTAGGGAAGCAATGAGAATTACATTCTTTCACTGGGGATTACATGCTTGGGCTATATATGCAATTGTAGCTATTATATTAGCTTTTTTTAGTTATCGTCATAATCTTCCATTAACATTAAGATCTGCACTTTATCCAATAATAGGAGATAAAATTTATGGCCCAATTGGACATGCAGTTGATATTTTTGCAGTAATTGGTACTCTTTTTGGTGTTGCAACATCTTTAGGTTATGGAGTTTTACAAGTAAATACAGGGCTTAATTATTTATGGGATGTTCCAGTTAATCCAACAACACAAGTTATACTTATACTTGTTATAACTGCACTTGCTACACTTTCTGTTACAACAGGTCTAGATAAAGGTATAAAAAGATTATCTGAGACAAATCTAATTCTTGCAGTAGGATTTATGCTATTTATTTTAATAGTTGGACCGACAGTATTTTTACTTCAAGCATATGTTCAAAATATTGGTTCTTATGCATCTAATATTTTAAGTAGTACTTTTAATCTATTTGCTTATGAAAAAACTGATTGGATTGGTGGTTGGACAATCCTTTATTGGGCATGGTGGATTTCTTGGTCACCTTTTGTTGGACTATTTATTGCAAGAATTTCAAGGGGTAGAACTATTAGAGAATTTACACTTGGAGTATTATTAGTACCTACTGGATTTACACTAATGTGGATGACTTTTTTTGGAAATTCTGCAATTAATTTAATTTTGGCAGATGGAATTACTCAGCTTGGAACTACCGTATCAAATGATGTTACTGTTGCACTTTTTGCTTTTTTAGAAAACTTCCCATTTAGTGGTGTCACTTCTGTTATTGCTACAATTATGGTTATTGTATTCTTTGTAACTTCTTCAGATTCAGGTTCTATGGTAATTGATATGCTTTGTTCAAACGGTAATGATAACACTCCAATTTGGCAAAGGGTTTATTGGGCAGCAGGAGAAGGTATTGTTGCTTCTATTTTAATACTTGCAGGAGGTTTAGCTGCACTTCAAACTATGACAATTGCCAGTGCCTTACCATTTAGTTTAGTTCTACTTGTTGCAACCTATGGACTTATTAAAGCTTTACGATTGGATATTGCAAAAAAAGAAAGCTTACAATACTCTACAACACTTGGATCTTCTACATCAAATCCTGAAGATTGGGATAAAAGATTAAACAATATTGTAAATTATCCCACAAAGAAAAATGTTAGAAGATTCTTAGAAAAAGTTGCAAAACCTGCACTTGAAGATGTTGCAAATGTTTTAAGAAAAAATGAGTTTGATGTAGAAGTAACATTAAATGATACACATGACAAGTTAACTTTAGTAGTTAATCTTGGAGAAGAATCAAACTTCGGTGAAAATAAAAACTTTTTATATCAAGTGAAAAATATCTCTAGAATTAAACCTGCATTTGTTTATGATGAAAAAAATGAAGAGGATAGATCAGAAGATGAGTTATATTATTGTGCAATTGTACATCTAATTGAGGGTGGACAAGATTATGATATTATGGGTTGGAGTAAAGATGGAATTAGAAATGATGTAGTTGACCAATATGAAAAACATATGCACTACATGCATTTAATCAATTAA
- the rpsR gene encoding 30S ribosomal protein S18 — MAERRKYGKKYCKYTEMKVDFIDYKNVDLLKISMSERGKIMPRRLTGNSKKSQEMVEQAIKRARHMALVPYIVDTKNVTDAAYAK; from the coding sequence ATGGCTGAAAGAAGAAAATACGGAAAAAAATATTGTAAATATACTGAAATGAAAGTTGATTTCATTGATTACAAAAATGTAGATTTATTAAAAATTTCTATGAGTGAAAGAGGTAAGATTATGCCAAGAAGACTTACTGGTAACTCTAAAAAATCTCAAGAAATGGTAGAGCAAGCAATTAAAAGAGCTAGACACATGGCTTTAGTTCCATATATTGTTGATACTAAAAACGTTACTGACGCAGCATACGCTAAGTAA
- the holA gene encoding DNA polymerase III subunit delta, translated as MYKNEFDNHFKNNKKYSAYMFYGQSNYLIEHYSLMVAKSHGSIDECEKLYFDDYNFKYAKDKLLQSSLFSSNNILVIKCDKKIPKKEVDELIQACNTNSDSTVIFSCMGDSDFKAMEKSFSDKTNSVCVRFFKPFDTEAVRLLENEAKSLNINYELSALNHLYFMHKNDLSLCVNDLNKLAIFDEKITSNIINTHCFGIGAVNFEDFLHDLIAGKDISNDLASLLEEGMNEIFLLNQITSFVQQLFMISAYARAIGQPNPKEILGFIPPKNIWEKKSKLAINIKPEVFQEIFNYLLQIELDFKTSKIDKQSLYLQASLRKFTVLFR; from the coding sequence ATGTATAAAAACGAATTTGATAATCATTTTAAAAATAATAAAAAATATAGTGCATATATGTTTTACGGACAATCTAATTATTTAATAGAACACTATTCATTAATGGTGGCTAAGAGTCATGGTAGTATTGATGAGTGTGAGAAACTCTATTTTGATGATTATAATTTTAAATACGCAAAAGATAAACTTCTTCAATCATCACTTTTTTCATCAAACAATATTTTAGTAATTAAATGTGATAAAAAAATACCTAAAAAAGAGGTAGATGAACTAATTCAAGCTTGTAATACAAACAGTGATAGTACAGTTATTTTTTCATGTATGGGAGATAGTGATTTTAAAGCTATGGAGAAAAGTTTTTCTGATAAAACAAACTCTGTTTGTGTTAGATTTTTTAAACCTTTTGATACTGAAGCAGTAAGATTACTTGAAAATGAAGCTAAAAGTTTAAATATAAATTATGAATTGTCTGCTTTAAATCATCTATATTTTATGCATAAAAATGATTTATCATTATGTGTTAACGATCTAAATAAACTTGCGATATTTGATGAAAAAATCACTTCAAATATAATCAATACTCATTGCTTTGGGATAGGTGCTGTTAATTTTGAAGATTTTTTACATGATTTAATTGCTGGAAAAGATATTAGTAATGATTTAGCCTCATTATTAGAAGAGGGAATGAATGAGATTTTTTTATTAAATCAAATTACATCTTTTGTTCAACAGCTTTTTATGATTAGTGCATATGCAAGAGCTATAGGACAACCAAACCCTAAAGAAATATTAGGCTTTATTCCTCCTAAAAATATTTGGGAAAAGAAATCAAAGTTGGCTATAAATATCAAACCTGAAGTTTTTCAAGAGATTTTTAACTATTTATTGCAGATTGAGTTAGATTTTAAAACTTCAAAAATCGATAAGCAAAGTTTATACCTTCAAGCAAGTCTAAGAAAATTCACAGTTTTATTTAGATAA
- the rpsF gene encoding 30S ribosomal protein S6 has product MSKLKHYETMFILKPTLTEEETVAQIENFKAIIEKNGGEIASTDDMGARELAYEIEKCKRGYYFVVYFKGNPAGIAEIERNYRINENTLRFIFIKYESKKEVAAWTKMSEEAAKKAN; this is encoded by the coding sequence ATGTCTAAATTAAAACATTACGAAACAATGTTTATTTTAAAGCCTACATTAACTGAAGAAGAGACTGTAGCACAAATCGAGAACTTCAAAGCAATCATTGAAAAAAATGGTGGAGAAATTGCATCAACTGATGATATGGGTGCTAGAGAATTAGCATACGAAATTGAAAAGTGTAAAAGAGGATACTATTTTGTAGTATACTTTAAAGGTAACCCAGCAGGAATTGCTGAAATCGAAAGAAATTACAGAATCAACGAAAATACTTTAAGATTCATTTTCATTAAATACGAGAGCAAAAAAGAAGTTGCTGCTTGGACAAAAATGAGCGAAGAGGCAGCTAAAAAAGCTAACTAA
- a CDS encoding single-stranded DNA-binding protein: MYNKVIMVGNLTRDIELRYLPSGSAVAKSAIATSYKFKTSTGEQKDEVCFLDFNIFGRSAEVANQYLRKGSKVLLEGRLVFEQWTAQDGSNRNRHSLRVDTMKMLDSKSDSAMGGDNQGYNPQVGSYNQPSNQYTPPSNNGGMSNQQAAPKQNFEQRIPEIDIDEDEIPF, from the coding sequence ATGTATAATAAAGTAATAATGGTAGGAAATTTAACTAGAGATATTGAATTAAGATATTTACCATCTGGTAGTGCTGTTGCAAAATCTGCAATTGCTACATCTTATAAATTTAAAACTTCAACTGGTGAACAAAAAGATGAAGTTTGTTTTTTAGATTTTAATATCTTTGGTAGATCTGCTGAAGTTGCTAATCAATACTTAAGAAAAGGTTCTAAAGTTTTATTAGAAGGAAGACTTGTATTTGAACAATGGACTGCACAAGATGGATCAAATAGAAATAGACACTCTTTAAGAGTTGATACTATGAAAATGTTAGATTCAAAAAGTGATTCTGCAATGGGTGGGGACAACCAAGGTTATAATCCGCAAGTTGGATCGTATAATCAACCATCTAACCAATACACGCCTCCTTCAAACAATGGTGGTATGAGTAATCAACAAGCTGCTCCAAAGCAGAATTTTGAACAAAGAATACCTGAAATTGATATAGACGAAGACGAAATACCGTTCTAG
- the fliW gene encoding flagellar assembly protein FliW — MYKIILPLLGFESVESADIIEQDEYFSTLVLNNEAQIKVHLVNINYINKFPLSFKIDETILEKLKVSKKEDFEIYFCLVIQNPIEESIVNLIAPVLINKKDKLLGQHVINDRVIKLFATLKETTTL, encoded by the coding sequence ATGTATAAAATAATTCTTCCACTTTTAGGTTTTGAGTCTGTTGAAAGTGCTGATATTATCGAACAAGATGAGTATTTCTCAACACTTGTTTTAAATAATGAAGCTCAAATAAAAGTACATCTAGTAAATATAAATTATATCAATAAATTTCCATTAAGTTTTAAAATTGATGAAACTATTTTAGAAAAACTAAAAGTTTCAAAAAAAGAAGATTTTGAAATCTATTTTTGTTTAGTAATTCAAAACCCTATTGAAGAATCAATTGTAAATCTAATTGCTCCTGTTTTAATAAATAAAAAAGATAAGCTTTTAGGACAACATGTAATAAATGATAGAGTTATCAAATTATTTGCAACACTAAAAGAGACAACTACACTATAG